A genomic window from Methylorubrum extorquens includes:
- a CDS encoding flavin reductase family protein yields MHYEAETPSLPHNPLKAIVAPRPIGWISAMDRAGRVNLAPYSFFNAVGGEPDMVMFSSSGRKDAMTFAEEGGEFVCSLATFDLREAVNATSAPLARGESEFGFAGLTPAPSRRVRPPRVAESPAAIECKWLQTVPLVPLGGGEPANFMVIGQVVSIYVDDRFVRDGRVDTGAMRPILRGGYFDYFTTESENRFELHRPKGA; encoded by the coding sequence ATGCATTACGAGGCCGAGACGCCCAGCCTGCCGCATAACCCGCTGAAAGCCATCGTCGCCCCGCGCCCGATTGGCTGGATTAGCGCCATGGACCGGGCGGGCCGGGTGAACCTTGCGCCCTACTCGTTCTTCAACGCGGTGGGCGGCGAACCCGACATGGTGATGTTCTCCTCCTCGGGCCGCAAGGACGCGATGACCTTTGCCGAAGAGGGCGGCGAGTTCGTGTGCAGCCTCGCTACCTTCGATCTGCGCGAGGCGGTCAACGCGACCTCGGCGCCGCTGGCACGGGGCGAGAGCGAGTTCGGCTTTGCCGGGTTGACCCCCGCACCCTCGCGCCGCGTGCGCCCGCCCCGCGTCGCGGAATCGCCCGCGGCGATCGAGTGCAAGTGGCTTCAGACCGTGCCGCTGGTGCCGCTCGGCGGCGGAGAGCCAGCGAATTTCATGGTGATCGGGCAGGTGGTCTCGATCTACGTCGACGACCGCTTCGTGCGGGACGGCCGGGTCGATACCGGCGCCATGCGCCCGATCCTGCGCGGCGGCTATTTCGACTACTTCACCACCGAGTCCGAGAACCGGTTCGAGTTGCACCGGCCGAAGGGCGCTTGA
- a CDS encoding catalase family peroxidase yields MLVSTYGRALAAGVALALIGGLPARAQDSSTAEQTIDVMNTLFGKHAGKRANHAKGVVAEGSFTPSAEAAKVSKASLFAGPAVPVTIRFSDATGVPTIADGAANANPHGMSLKFKLSDGADMDVVVNSLAYFPVATGEEFRDLLKAVSESGPDAKKPTALERFVATHPAAATAGSTAKTPSSFARQTYNGVNAFVFVDKDGKRQPFRFRFVPAQGEEILPAEEAAKQGPNYLMDEIGPRLAREPAKFRVLAQLAEAGDPTNDATKPWPESRKTLDLGTLTVTKVVADSAEAEKALLFMPNALTDGIEVSDDPLIDARVQAYAVSFGRRAQ; encoded by the coding sequence ATGTTGGTCTCAACATACGGACGTGCCCTGGCTGCGGGCGTCGCGCTGGCGCTTATCGGCGGGCTTCCGGCCCGAGCGCAGGACAGCTCGACGGCCGAGCAGACGATCGACGTCATGAACACCCTGTTCGGCAAGCATGCCGGCAAGCGCGCCAACCACGCCAAGGGCGTGGTCGCCGAGGGCAGCTTCACCCCCTCCGCCGAGGCGGCGAAGGTCAGCAAGGCGTCCCTGTTCGCCGGACCGGCCGTGCCGGTGACGATCCGCTTCTCGGACGCGACAGGCGTGCCGACGATCGCGGATGGTGCCGCCAACGCCAATCCGCACGGCATGTCGCTCAAGTTCAAACTCAGCGACGGCGCGGACATGGACGTTGTCGTGAACTCGCTCGCCTATTTCCCGGTCGCCACCGGCGAGGAATTTCGCGACCTCCTGAAGGCGGTGTCTGAGAGCGGGCCGGACGCGAAGAAGCCGACCGCACTGGAACGCTTCGTCGCCACGCACCCCGCCGCTGCTACGGCGGGTTCCACGGCCAAGACCCCGTCGAGCTTCGCCCGGCAGACCTATAACGGCGTCAACGCCTTCGTGTTCGTGGACAAGGACGGCAAGCGGCAGCCGTTCCGCTTCCGCTTCGTGCCGGCGCAGGGCGAGGAGATTTTGCCCGCCGAGGAGGCGGCCAAGCAGGGGCCGAACTACCTCATGGACGAGATCGGCCCGCGCCTCGCGAGGGAGCCGGCGAAGTTTCGGGTGCTGGCTCAGCTCGCCGAGGCGGGTGATCCCACCAACGACGCCACGAAGCCGTGGCCGGAGAGCCGGAAGACCCTCGACCTCGGCACGCTGACGGTCACGAAGGTGGTGGCGGACAGCGCGGAGGCCGAGAAGGCACTCCTGTTCATGCCGAACGCACTCACCGACGGCATCGAGGTGTCGGACGATCCGCTGATCGACGCCCGCGTCCAGGCCTATGCGGTGTCGTTCGGACGACGCGCGCAGTAG